The Plasmodium yoelii strain 17X genome assembly, chromosome: 1 genome contains a region encoding:
- a CDS encoding PIR protein — MSKGLCDLINTVDKYVVDDPNNPGEYNSEHLLSIAFPKKDCDSDDQKLTSSFIALLTLLNDNKNENLEGDKLVEYAILWLSYKLNQKKENRTIIFNEFYTKDIEKNSCYNQKITDNSDNKINKDVIKNKIKSMDIDIKDISNFYDAFKSLCNMYNEIVADDDQCNKCLESAGELFEKYEKLKNDLNINKGSSYYQLLSSLSNDYKIFENKYSDKCNHGSPLVACPRNSVIKNTLITIAIIFVAASILLGVSYKYSLFGFRKRGQKQHLREKLKK; from the exons atgtctAAGGGATTG tGTGATTTAATTAATACGGTTGATAAATATGTTGTTGATGATCCGAACAACCCGGGAGAATATAATTCTGAGCATCTTTTAAGTATAGCTTTCCCTAAAAAGGATTGTGATAGTGATGACCAAAAACTTACCTCTTCTTTTATAGCATTGCTAACTTTACTTAATGATAATAAGAATGAAAATTTAGAGGGTGATAAACTTGTGGAATATgctattttatggttaagttataaactaaatcaaaaaaaagaaaatagaaCGATCATATTCAACGAGTTTTATACCAaagatatagaaaaaaatagttgTTATAATCAGAAAATAACTGataatagtgataataaGATTAATAAggatgttataaaaaataaaataaaatcgatGGATAtcgatattaaagatatatctaatttttatgatgcatttaaatcattatgtaacatgtataATGAAATTGTTGCAGATGACGACCAATGCAATAAATGTTTAGAAAGTGCTGGAGAATtgtttgaaaaatatgaaaaacttaaaaatgatttaaatattaataaaggaaGTTCTTATTATCAACTATTGTCtagtttatcaaatgattataaaatttttgaaaataaatatagtgATAAATGTAATCATGGCTCACCACTTGTAGCTTGTCCACGAAATtcagtaataaaaaatacactaattacaattgcaattatatttgttgcagcatcaattttattgggagtttcttataag tattcgttatttggatttcggaaacgaggtcaaaaacaacatttaagagaaaagctaaaaaaataa
- a CDS encoding PIR protein, whose product MDYDLCKPFSELRKYYPDELGTSSEHDFHQNGNIKEYCPNGVTGNKCETEPDKIKAGCLWLFEQLFVEKKKKNISIVEYIIIWLSYKLNQNTYDGINSLNDFYTECIENNIHYTNCKQGGQDCSGSLFHNTGYKNYKEIINGRKGLLSTNINNMSKIYDAFKPLCNVYTELKANNTISEESLENAKKFVEKYNELNVSDMNKDGHYHQVLSTLLNDYNNLKEYCDSNNINCSSITFLTSTETEESGVQSSEEICYVTLSNLSIVKKLILALLIFSAISIFLGIFFKCSLFALRKRAQKQYLRENVKK is encoded by the exons atgGATTATGACCTG tgtaaacCGTTTAGTGAATTAAGAAAGTATTATCCCGATGAATTAGGAACATCTTCAGAACACGATTTTCATCAAAATGGGAATATTAAGGAATACTGCCCTAATGGAGTTACAGGAAATAAATGTGAGACTGAGCCCGATAAAATTAAGGCTGGATGTTTATGGTTGTTTGAGCAATTGTttgtggaaaaaaaaaaaaaaaatatcagtatagttgaatacattatcatatggttaagttataaactaaATCAAAATACATATGACGGAATCAACAGTCTAAATGATTTTTACACTGAatgtatagaaaataatatacattataCTAATTGTAAACAAGGTGGTCAAGATTGTAGTGGTTCATTATTTCATAATACaggttataaaaattataaggaaATCATAAATGGAAGAAAGGGATTGTTGAGtactaatattaataatatgtctaaaatttatgatgcatttaaaccATTATGTAACGTGTATACTGAACTTAAAGCAAACAACACAATATCTGAGGAATCTTTAGAAAATGCTAAAaaatttgttgaaaaatataatgaacttAATGTTTCTGATATGAATAAAGATGGTCATTATCATCAAgtattgtctacattattAAATGATTACAATAATTTAAAAGAGTATTGTGATAGTAATAACATTAATTGTAGCAGTATTACATTCCTTACATCGACAGAAACAGAAGAAAGTGGTGTGCAAAGTTCTGAAGAGATTTGTTATGTTACATTATCAAATTTGTCgatagtaaaaaaattaattctagctttattaatattcagTGCAATATCAATCTTTTtgggaattttttttaag tgtTCGTTATTTGCATTACGGAAAAGAgctcaaaaacaatatttaagagaaaatgtaaaaaaataa
- a CDS encoding PIR protein — MDYTLCMRFNNLRTYLPDDLSTAKNSDIHKLGNIKNYCSNGKSDGTGCKNDLDKINGACLWLFDQLLLKNKYNINMAEYIIIWLSYMLNLKNDQKIKNFNDFYTNYIENNTYYTNCDNAGKDCSDSLQKITGYTNYKDIIDKKKELMSINWEYRSKFYDAFKSLCNMYTELLAENSKCEKCLENANEFVKTYDELNKNPNINKDSLYYQVLSTLSNDYNNFKNYCNMNDVDCSDIPPLPDIKTAQNPVQSSEPSPELSSEVTSSSSSITNKLIPVLSIIVAIPIFLGIFYKYSLFGFRKRTQKQHLRKKLKK, encoded by the exons atgGATTATACCCtg tgtatGAGGTTTAATAACTTGAGAACCTATTTACCCGATGATTTAAGCACAGCTAAAAATAGTGATATTCATAAATTAGGGAATATTAAGAATTATTGCTCTAATGGAAAATCAGATGGAACAGGATGTAAGAATGATCTTGATAAGATAAATGGTGCTTGTCTATGGTTGTTCGATCAATTacttttgaaaaataaatataatatcaacATGGCTgaatacattattatatggttaagctatatgttaaacctaaaAAATGATCAAAAAATCAAGAATTTTAATGACTTTTATACtaattatatagaaaataatacgTATTATACTAATTGTGATAATGCTGGTAAAGATTGTAGTGACtcattacaaaaaataacaggatacacaaattataaggatatcatagataaaaaaaaggaattgATGAGTATTAATTGGGAGTATaggtctaaattttatgatgcatttaaatcattatgtaacatgtataCTGAACTTCTTGCAGAAAACTCAAAATGTGAGAAATGTTTAGAAAATGCTAATGAATTTGTTAAAACATATGATGAACTTAACAAAAATcctaatattaataaagataGTCTCTATTATCAAgtattgtctacattatcaaatgattataataattttaaaaattattgtaaTATGAATGATGTTGATTGTAGCGATATCCCGCCACTTCCAGATATAAAAACAGCACAAAATCCTGTACAAAGTTCTGAACCGAGTCCTGAACTGAGTTCTGAAgttacatcatcaagttcgtcgataacaaacaaattaattccagttttatcgataatTGTTGCAATACCAATATTCTTgggaattttttataag tattcgttatttggatttcggaaacgaacccaaaaacaacatttaagaaaaaaactaaaaaaataa
- a CDS encoding PIR protein, translated as MAISKVCGDFDTFWRFFPDGLKDSINYKFNTGSFKKYCPNNNCDSDIDKINAGCLWLINNIFSTSDFSVDNNTLMDDATCIMIWLGYILNLKPPDNINTLKDFYSKHIEKNTMYTENKVNNQETYIKEVMEGIKEYMDINISYMPKFYELLKLLCNMNSDIKKTSNDVLQYANNFGDEYGKLLNDNENIDGSSYNKLLLVLSRYYTNFGKGSEHYDKTTDFPSLPTKKTTENGEVLDTKVTKTAENGGISDTKVTKTTESSHETDKSNIVTIIPISNTVLSGSSLVNKIIIFLSIFGAIAILGGISYKYSLFGFRKRSQKQRLREKLKK; from the exons ATGGCGATTAGTAAAGTG TGTGGAGATTTTGATACTTTTTGGAGGTTTTTTCCCGATGGTTTAAAAGATTCTATAAATTATAAGTTTAATACTGGATCATTTAAGAAATATTGTCCTAATAATAATTGTGACAGTGATATCGATAAGATaaatgctggatgtttatggTTAATTAATAACATTTTCAGTACATCTGATTTTTCAGTTGATAATAATACTCTTATGGATGATGCTACAtgtattatgatatggttaggTTATATATTAAACCTAAAACCACCAGATAATATCAACACATTAAAAGATTTTTATTCTAAgcatatagaaaaaaacacGATGTACACTGAGAATAAAGTTAATAATCAAGAAACATATATTAAGGAAGTCATGGAAGGAATAAAGGAATATATGGATATTAATATTAGTTATATgcctaaattttatgaattacttaaattattatgtaatatgaatagtgatataaaaaaaactagTAACGATGTTTTACAATATGCTAATAATTTTGGTGATGAATATGGAAAACTCCttaatgataatgaaaatattgacGGCAGTTCATACAATAAACTATTACTTGTTTTATCCAGGTATTATACTAATTTTGGAAAAGGTAGTGAGCACTATGATAAAACAACAGATTTTCCTTCATTAccaacaaaaaaaacaactgAAAATGGTGAGGTATTAGATACTAAAGTAACTAAAACAGCTGAAAATGGTGGTATATCAGATACTAAAGTAACTAAAACAACTGAATCTTCGCATGAAACAGATAAATCAAATATTGTAACGATAATCCCGATTTCTAATACTGTATTATCAGGATCGTCACTagtaaacaaaataattatatttttatcgatatttggtgcaatagcgATTTTGGGGGGAATTTcctataag tattcgttatttggatttcggaagcgatctcaaaaacaacgcttgagagaaaagctaaaaaaataa